TCTCAGAGAGCCACATGGCAGTCATCTGGTTGAGcttggtgaaggtgaagggCAGGTTCTTTAGCCTGAAAGggtagagggagggaaggagggggggagtgaaTATAGTACACATTACATTCTCATGCACGCCATGCTGTGAACACCAATACTTTCAGCATGGTTAAAGAGATGTCTGTCACGGAAtaaatatttgtgtctgtgtgtgtgtgtgtgtgtgtgtgtgtgtgtgtgtgtgtgtgtgtgtgtgtacttacttgTTATCACTTAGGTTGACGACCTTGAGTTTAAGCATGTCACCCATCTCCTCAGGCAGGTGCTCCAGCTTGTTGGAGTGCATGAACAGCACTGTGACCTTCTTCCAGTTCCCCATCTGTGacgacaaacaaacagacacaaacacacacacacacacacacacacacagggagtgagaaaacacatatgaacacacattcacccaagtggagtcagaaaacacacacacacacacacacacacacacacacacacacactctctatagtGGCCTTCTTCCAACTATCCCCATCTGTAACATATggggtcagtcagtcagtttctcacacacacacacacacacacacacacacacacacacacacacacacacacacacacacacacacacacacacacactgacctctgggGGCAGCTGGGACAGGAAGTTGTGGTCAGCAGCGAAGGTGCGCAGGTTCACACACTGCCCAATCGCGGCAGGCAAAGCCTCAATCTCGTTGAAACTGCAATCTAGCTCCTCTAATAAAGCCAGCCtgaaacgcacaaacacacacagataattaaACCTCTGTTCTTTACATAATTacgttttcattttttcttaCTAACGTCTCTCACTCAGTACTCAACCAAACATTACACCCAACAgaaagcttcacacacacacacacacacacttaatttcaAACTAGTTTAAAAGACAAATTCTTTCTGCAGTGAATGGACAGAACAGTCCACTCCACATGGACACTGAACTGACTGGATCAGTTCTGGCTTTATTTAagaccttccctctctctaggTTACCCCATTTCAACCTTCCCTGCCTTTCTGAAGGTCAACATCCAACTCGCCAAGCGTGGTCACGTGACGGTGCCTAGCTCAGTCAGCAGAGATAATAATGGTTGATTCTTATAGCAGCGTGTCCGTTTAATTCCCAGTTCGAAGACCCCCCCCAACAGAGTTTCACTGTAAATCCCAATGAGGtttcaaccccaccccccctgacTGTTTGAACCGAGCTGAGCTCTGAATCTCTCTGGCTGCTGCTCCTGAACATGACCTGCCACTGGGTTAAGCGGGCGGGAGAACAAGCAGGGGGAAGATGACCGAGGATGAAGATGGTGATCTTTGCGCTGCGCTTAAGCAGATGCGTCTGTAAGCCTGCGGCGGCTTACGCTGTCGAGCGTcgcctgtgtgtttctttaaGCCCATGCGTCTTTAGATTGCATAATGTATACATTCATTATTCATGCAATCATGGCAGTGGGAGGGGAAGACGGGGTTCACAAGGAATGCAGATGGAAATGCATGGAAATGTATGCAAACGCGAACGTAAAGGAAAAAGCCTCAGTCAGAACAAATAGGACTCGGGTTACGGGCAAATCTCTGTCATGTTGTGTACGTGAATGAGCGGAGGCAATCCATGCTATAGAACTGAAGTCCAAGCCCAGCCTGAGACTCACCAAGTTCAACTGATGAATGAAAGGATGACGGGGTGGGGtgagaaatgaaataaaaagattaAATGTGTTTAATCAGTATGCTTTACAATCCACGCAGGGGATTAAAGGCCCATCCCTCACCAATCATATAGCAATAATCCCCCCTCCCATGGCCGCTGTTAATCTGGGCAGGACTGGGATGGGCAGCAGACCGGGCAGGTGGGTAATTGGCATGTTTGTAAACACccatatttagaaaaaaagcaaaacaaaaagatcAGAGAAAACACCTTTTGTGAAGGGTCAactcaaaagtaaaaaaataaataaaaacagatgtCATAAATCCCGCAGCCATaggaaaacaaatacacacacacacagagacacacacacacacacacacagagacactcacacacatacataatccTAGCGTGTGGCTCCACAGTGGCGAGGGCTTCCCCCTGTTCCGTgagagaaagcacacacacagtctgtctaCACCGAGACCCAAATCTGTCTGCTCTCCCCCAGCAGCACCGGCTCTGCCAGATGGCCtgggctctcctctctctctctctctctctctttcattctgtctctccttaGGAGAGGCAAACCTAGAGCTGACTCAGCAGCTATGCTTGGGGAGGCTTACTGCTGGGGGTGGGTGTTCCTCAGAGAACTTGGGACAGTCAGGACAGCCCCTCTCCAGTCCCtcactgtgtgtgctgtgaggtcAGCTGCCAGTATCTGTAGGTATGTCTGAGGCAAGGTGAAGGCATGGGTAGGGCTTGACCGACTAAGGGAAGGTTGAAGAATATGtaagtagggccaatgattttccgcgataacggaaaacggacggaattcgcggaatgaacactttgaaacggaattgcacctttgaaacggaaacatcattttgttcatacaaatcgcccacattcccctgtattttgggctgcaaggctatatttctttcaaataaacacaacaacgattgcaacgataaacaaacattaattaaagaacaaaaccactgagaaaatgtcacgtctgcgctgaactctgctccggccacgccccccttttcaacggttgacccacagatttccgctaaagccacattcagtcacattcacgcgctcgtcttcccaatcgcatttaaaacaaaaaatgtttagtcttctgttctgttgatggctggcaaacaacaatctaagaagggcacatattattcactcattttaagccatcaatctacctcagggtgaacaaaatgagctgaaacggaaaaaaaaatggaattcaccaaatgtgaaacggaaaatgcattttttttaaacggaaaatcattggccctatgtAAGGCATTACCGATTGGTGTTGAGATGTGTTTTAagtatgtttatttgttttaaaagtTTATTTTAGGGATGTATTGAACTACTTTGAtaggagagtgcagagagacagagtgggattTGGAAATGACCGCAAGACAGGCTCAGACCAGGTCCCGGTGGCCACCGAGGCTGAATGTGGTGCCGGACAAACTTAACACTCCACTAGCGCTTGGGCTCCCCTCTGCTtagagcacgtgtgtgtgatggtcgGAGAGCAGAGGACGGCCAGATGCATGTGGTGTGATGAGCAAGATGAGTGAGACCCGTTCAGGCAAATGTgcagttaaaaacaaaaaatcctACAGTTGACTTTAGCCGGGATCTTGAATTGGGATGGGCATGAGCAATCCTCGCAAGTGACGGCAATAAGCGATTGTGACCGCACAATAAACATTTATCGAAtctaatatatgtatatttattgattggacaagaggcattccatgagtgagGATATCCTGGGACAACCTTTACTACAGTCAGACGTATGCGATGCTAGCAGAGTTGAGAGTAAATCACCTGCAAATCTTTGGCTACCGTTTTGGCTATTGTTCTGAGAGATCAATACCCGCCAACCGCGGAATACGAGCACTTGAGTACTTGCTTGTTTTCTCTGTGGAGTACTTGGACCCCTAATCTTAAATGATGCAAGTGTGagtctttgtttctgtttgtgcgtGCGATGTGTTTGGCGTTGAGCAGGTGACTCACCCCCCTACGGAGTCTGGGAGGTACATGAGCTGGTTCTCATCCACCTTCAGGGTCGTCAGCTTCTTCAAGGAGCCTGCAGAGCACAGCAGAACACAAGTCACGTTCTGTAGGTTCGACAAATGAGGTCTGAGTGTCAAAAGGAAGGAATTCTGTGTGTTGATGCCGACGTGTGATGATGTGCTTTCATAGGAACATGGAAGAGGTGAATGTGCCACATCTGGAGGTCATGGGAGGAGCTTTACAAGTTTTAAGAGGTGAAGGACCTCTGGGGGAATTCTTCTTGTAAAACTATAGTTACAACAGTGGGTACCCTTACAACTAGGCCTGGGGATGAACAGTGTTTGAATGGGTGATGGTTATGGATGTAATGgctgcttatttgtgtgtgtgtgtgttctgcaaacattagggtctgtgtgtgtgtgtgtgtgtgtgtgtgtgtgtgtgtgtgtgtgtgtgtgtgtgtgtgtgtgtgtgtgtggtgttaccTATATTGCCAGGCAGCTGTGTGAGGGCGTTGTTGGATAGCAGCAGATCCTGCAGATTCTCACAGCCAGAGATCTGCTCGTCCACCATCTCTATGCTGTTCTTGGACACGTCCAGGTAGGCTAGGTGCTTCAGGGTGCcaaccatctacacacacacacacacacacacacacacacacacacacacacacacacacacacacacacacacacacacacagcacggtaAACACACCCATATCAGCACACTACATGCCCTGAGAAGAacagtacactcacacatttaagCTCTCTAAACACAATGTACTCTACCTCTCTGCCATCTCTGCTGATAACTAAAGCcaaaaccaacacaaataaCCAGTGGAGCGTTCTACCACTCGGAACACTGGAACAGTCATAGCAGTGCAGCTGTCTCTCCACTTTTAATGAGGTTTCATCATAGCTGGACACAACTCAATGCAATCaggactaagtgtgtgtgtctgtgtgtgtgtgtgtgtgtgtgtgtgtgtgtacatttttttatgtgtgtgggtttgtgattTCATTGATTAATCAAGCTGCTATATATAAGAAGCTTAATCAGCTGGGAACATGGAGGGGTAGAGCAGAGTTCATTGACATTCACATAggctcactcaacacacacacacacacacacacacacacacacacacacacacacacacacacacacacacacacacacacacacacacaacaataattCCCAAACTGTGTGTAGAGGATGTTAGACacacaaagctgtgtgtgtgtgttattgtactctcacagggacacatgcatacagtatgGCCACGTGTATGGCTCAGGAGCCCTTGTGTGTGGTGGAaaggagtgtgtttgtactggGACAGTctgttccaaaggctggggaagtttctgtgcatgcatgtccaTATgcatgtgccagtgtgtgtgtgtgtgtgtgtgtgtgtgtgtgtgtgtgttttggtggccATGTGGTCTAGTATACCCTCACAAGGCCCCTTCCCCTCTGACAGAGGCAAAGGGCCACAGCCCATCTGTTTCCCCATTCACtctcttgcaaacacacacacacacacactaatcctaATCCATGGAGCCAGACTGGAATTACACTCATCTGACTGAATCATTCACAACTGAGCTAATGCCTTCATTACGGCTGGTTTAACAGCACAGCCATCGTTTCCATACCATTTCACTTTTCAACTACTACTCTCATCGGTAGTCATTGGCATTTCACAAACCACAGGGGGTTAACTCTAATACTAACTGTTACgtccctctacacccctactggctttgcagtggcagtgcaacagtctttgggtggtgaatggaCTTAATAagcttgattgtccacacctgaggaggtgtggataaaaaacactgtttgccTTCAGAGGGAGCTCGCATTCCCACCATGCTTTCGAGGCCTTGCATGCTCACCAGGCGTTTGATGCTGGTGTGCACACTATTGGGTTTTGGTGCTTGGCACTTActattttactctgtgttttagtgttatagaaataaatgctatttttgtacaactctgtggtctgtctccaatttatgttgcgactcacgagccgggtcgtaacactAACCAACACTTCAACAGCCTCAGAGTAAGTCAATCCGCACAAATCAATCCCATCAGTGACTGGACTAATCAGTTGCAGTGTTGTACTGAACCCTAATGGAGGCTATTACCgacacatgcatacaagcaGCAGCTGTGATGGACTGACTATTGACCGACTGGCATAAATCTGGTAGCTGGTGCGTAACATTAACGGGGGGGGGCAACCAAAACCATAATGCAGATCATCTGACGACATGACTTATGACTCAGCTAGAGAAACAGGACACCCAGCGATAAGGACACAAGCCCAGGTGACTCACCAGCCAGTAGGCAAATGACACCGCCTCGGTAGCCTCACCGTGGCGTAGCTATGAGCAACAGCACCATGACCTATGACTGGGGTCTATGGCTTTGGTCATGATGCCACCAAGCAGGCCAGCCAGAGGGAAactacatcaccacacacacgacTTGCTCAATGTTTCAGACCAAAAGAGAAGACCGTAGGGGGCAAATAACAACTGACCTACAACCACACGATTATCCCAGGAGCCAAAGCTCTTTTCGAAAAATCAACGTACTCTCATAGGCCACTTATGCTTTAAGGGGTATGCATGACTTATGACGACCTTGTGTAAGAGCCAAATCATCCGACATACACTCCTGACTGTGACTACAAGTCCTTAGGCAACACCAGGACAAACAGCACAAACAAGGAAGTAAGTCCGCGgatggtgagaaaaaaaaagttagtgGCTTTGCCTTGGACAGAAATTCACCCGAGACAGGAAGTAATAAGCTGGAGTAGGAGTGTCGTGACTCATGTAACGCATAACCATCGCTGACCCAATCTACTTGCATACTCATCACTGAGGAAGTCAGCTTGATGGTTAGTTTCATTACACAAGAACAGTTCATTTCTTTATGTGCATCTCAAACTGAATTCCAATTTCAGGAGTGACAGCCAGGCGGTTTAATCGACTACTGCACCCTAAGGATAGACAGACAGCGTGTGAGTGAGACTAATGTACCctaaggagagacagacagcgtgTGAGTGAGACTAATGTACCctaaggagagacagacagcgtgTGAGTGAGACTACTGTACCCTAAAGACAGACAGCCTGTGAGTGAGACTACTGTACCctaaggagagacagacagcgtgtgagtgagtgacataGAGATAGacatagagatagacagacttacagatagatatggagagagagagaccgatagataaacatggagaaagagagacagacagagagagagagagagagggagggagagagagagaaaaagggagagagagagagagagggagagagagagagagattggcagacagactgacagttagttctgtgtgtttgtgactgacgCATACTCATGAGACGATGGACAAATAAAAGCAACTCCTCTCACCCCCGGTAAAAATGTCAGTCTGTTCCCGTCCATCCACAGCTCTTGGATTCCAGTAAGCTGCTCCAGAACctcaggctgagagagagagagagatagagagagaatgggggggggggggggggggagttgttgTTGAATGTTTCACGATTAGATGTAACgttagaaaataaacaaaagtaaAGTAAACAAACATTAGCTATATTGTCATACAAGTTGTCATAGAACATCATCTGTAGTTTCTATTTCGACATTTTGTCACTAGCGCAGGACTCTGAAAGCCTTCAGCGAAGCGACATCTGTCGACCACAAACGTTTTGGTCGGGTGACACTTGTCGACTGGACTATGAAGTGGGCTTAATAGAGACTGAATACGAAATGTAAATGTGACATAATGTGTCTCTTTTCTTGTCTCTTATTGATTCCATCATAACCATTGATGTGTATGGCACAAACATAGATGAAAGTCATTCTGAGTTCTAATGTTGTGTTCAGATAGTGATTTGGCCCTGATtaagggagggtgggggagttTAATGGTACGTTTGATGTCAGGAGAAAAAACACCCCACTTTAAGGAACTTGTTCTAGCTGGGTATAactcgtttgtgtgtgcgagtgtgtgtgagagtgggagatCTTGCTGAGCGCTAGCTTGCTCGGGGGTAGCCAGATGAGGACCAGAGGACACTCACCACTTCAGTGAACACATCACTGCCCTGGCCCTGGtacttcatctgtgtgtgtgtgtgtgtgtgtgtgtgtgtgtgtgtgtgtgtgtgtgtgtgtgtgtgagagaaaaagagtggacACTCACCACTTCAGTGAACTCATTGCTGCCCAAGTCAAGTCTCTCCAGCTGAGTGAGTTTATGCATGCTTCTGCAAGGACACAGGAGCACaattgagtgcacacacacatggctccaGCTCCACAAACAGACTTTTCAGAGCATCTTCGTAAATAACATCACATCAAACTCCAAAACAAGCTAGACTGCAAAACAGTAGGGGAAACAAGGATGCTGAAACCATAGCAATGGCTCAAGGGCCTATAAGAGTGTGAAACTTACTTTGGCAACAGCTTCAGCTGGTTTTCTCTTAGCTCCAGGATCTGTAGTTTGGTTAACCTGAGGAGAGATATTTATAATGTATGTTCATGAGATTAAGTGTCAGactgactgtgcgtgtgtgtgtgtgtgtgt
Above is a window of Clupea harengus chromosome 21, Ch_v2.0.2, whole genome shotgun sequence DNA encoding:
- the LOC105896648 gene encoding erbin produces the protein MMSSKRSLLVRLVPCRCLRGEEEAVTSLDYSHCSLEHVPKEIFSFEKTLEELYLDANQIEELPKQLFNCQLLYRLSMPDNDLTVLPPAIANLTNLRELDVSKNSIQEFPENIKNCKVLTIVEASVNPISKLPEGFTQLLSLTQLYLNDAFLEFLPASFGRLTKLQILELRENQLKLLPKSMHKLTQLERLDLGSNEFTEVPEVLEQLTGIQELWMDGNRLTFLPGMVGTLKHLAYLDVSKNSIEMVDEQISGCENLQDLLLSNNALTQLPGNIGSLKKLTTLKVDENQLMYLPDSVGGLALLEELDCSFNEIEALPAAIGQCVNLRTFAADHNFLSQLPPEMGNWKKVTVLFMHSNKLEHLPEEMGDMLKLKVVNLSDNKLKNLPFTFTKLNQMTAMWLSENQVRPAHSNAY